CCTGCTGAGCCCCAGCGACTTAAGAGCTGGCcagggaagggcagagagggTGGAGCCctgctggggaggaggcagggtcaGCTGGGTGTGTTTGAGACAGAAACTGAGATAGAAAtagaagcagaaacagaagaggaagggggGGAGTCAGAAGGAGGGGAAGACATGGAGCCAGAATCTGAGGGGCGGGGCGGGAAGGGCGTGTCCCTTACACTCAGGGTCCCAGGACAGGGGCCTTCTCCCTGAGCTGGGTGGGGATCTCTGAGCCCAGCTTGGGCTGGGACCCCCCGCCATCGGCTAGAGCACGCGGAGGGACGGGGTAAAGTCCAGACTTGGGATGATAGTTTGAGGAAGCTTCAGGGGGAGCCGACCAGGGCCCTTGAACAGACTGCACCCCACTCCACATCCAGAGAAGCTTCTGTAGCTGCCCTGCCCTCAGGAAGTCACAGGACCTGCGGGAGCCCTGAGGTGGAGACTCTCCCCTGCATCCAGGGAAGGGCCGGGCCTGTGTGCCTCACCCACAGGATGTGTCCTTCAGAAGGGGCAGAAGGGAGCCTTGCTGGCCGTCTGGGCCCCGCTGACCAGGGTCTCCTGAGCCCTGCTCGGGCCCCCGGGCCTCAGTCACCATGGCAGGGGTCTCCCTGGCCCTGGCCAGCCCCACAGGGCTTGACTCTCACAGCCTGGCCCACCTCCCCCTAAGACCACAGCCCCTCACAGCCATGGCCTGGCATCGGTCTTAGAGAcccagggctgccataacaaagagCCACAGACCCGGGTCTCagcaacacacatttattctcaCAGTGAAGCCTCGAAATTGAAATCAAGGCGTCAGCAGGCAGCGGTTGCTCTGCGAGCCCTGAGGGAAGCAAGTGTTCCAGGCTTCTCTCCTAGGCCTGTTGACAGCTGTCTCCAGGTCTACATGGTGCCCTCCCTAGACACGTATCTGTCTCCTAATTCCCCATTTTCCTAAGGTCACCAGTCATAATGGATTAGGACCCACCCTAAGGGCCTCATGCTCACTTGATTCCCTGTAAAGACCCCCCTCCAGGCgctggtggttaggacttcactgTGTGAATTTAGGGGAACACGATTTAGTGTCTAATATCCTTGAAGAGGAACCGGGCTCCTGATGGGCCACCCGTGTGCACCCCATGGGGACAACCTATGAATCCTGCTCCTCAGGGAAAGTCTCTCTTGGGCCCACCAGACCCCAGCCGGCACCCCCTGCCCCTGTTGCTGACGGTGACATCGTCGGGAGCCGGCAGCCCGCCCTCCCAGAGGCTCAGATCGCGCGGGTAGCCGGGGTCCGGGCGCGCCACAGCCTCGTCCTACCGCCAGTACTGCCGCCCCCGGATCAGGGAGGTCTTCCCGTTGAGCCGCCAGGAGAACACGGCGTCCACCTCCGTCCCGGGGGGCAGCCCCAGCTCGGTGAGCGGGCTTGCGGCGCCCTCTAGCAGCCGGTCCTGGAACGACCAGAACTGCGGGCctgcgggcggggcgggggccgggtAGGCCGCGCTGCGCGTGCCCCGCGCTAGCCCCCCACCACCAGGACCCTtctactgctgccaagtcgcttcaggcgtgtccgactctgtgcgactccatagacggcaacccaccaggctcccccatccctgggattctccaggcaagaacactggagtgggttgccatttccttttccaatgcataaaagtggaaagtgaaagtgaagtcgctaagtcgtgtccgactccttgcgaccccatggactacagccttccaggctcctccgaccatgggattttccaggcaagagtactggagtggggtgccaccgccttctccaCAAAAGAAGAGAATCGGGCACTGATTTAGATCCTGAATTCTGTGATGAGCTGGGATGGGGGGAGGTCAATAGATGGCCCACGTCCCACCCACTCATCACCCAGGAACGTTGACGAAGCAGTGACCCCAGACTGAGAGGGGACCAGTCGGGGGACCAGTCCACTGTCTTCCCGCCAGCATGAGCTGATGGGAGCCAGGAAGCTCCCGAGAGGACGGCAGGGGCTCAGGTGTGGAGGAGCAGAGAGGTGTTCCAGGTGCAGGAGGGTGTCCCCCTGAAAGTGGGCAGTTCTGGTTCCAGGGTGCTGACCGGAAAGAAGGTGCACGGGGCCGACTGTGGAGCATCATCTATGTGTGAGCAGTGATGTCACCCAGGACCTGGGGCACGGCGACCAGGGGTGGTCTCAGGGCTGATGTGGGGTCCCCAGCAAAGTGGGTTGCTTGGGATGTCACAGAAGGAGGACAGGGTGACAAAAATCACAGAGGGCCCACAGAGGCAGGCTGGGGTTCAGCGTCCCGGGGTGGACGGTGGGGCCCATCCCTAAAGACCCAAACAGCTTGGCACAGTTGTTGACAGGAGTGGCCTgggctgcctggcacacagactGGGGCCTTCAGAAGGGAATGAAGGCCGTCTGGGCGCTGAGACCTCTGGGGTCCCCTCGATCCAAAGCGAAGTGGCAGGTGTCTCCCTCCCCTGGCCTGCCCCACAGGGCTTGTCCCTCACAGCCTGGCCAGCCTCCTTGCTGAGGCAACAGCCTCTCTCAGCCCAGCACCTCCATGGCCTTCTCGTAAGTCTTCCAGCCCCAGGGCCACCATAACAAAGAACCACAGACCCGTGTAtcaacaacacacatttattctctcacacGGGAGCCTAGAAGTTGAggccaaggtgtcagcaggtaTGGTTCCTCTGAGAGCCCTGAGGGAAGCCTGTGTTCCAGGTCTCTCCTAGGCTTTAGATAACCATCTCCACATCAACACGGAATCCTCTCCAGACATGTATGTGTCTCCTAATCCCCCATTTTCCTAAGGTCACCAGTCATaatggattagggcccaccccaaGGACCAGGTTTCTCTTGATCCCTTGTAAAGACCACCTCCAGATGACGTGGCATTCAGAGGACTTCGGCATGGGAATTTGGAGACACAGTGCGACTTCTGATATCCTTGAAGGGCAACTGGATTTGGAAAGTAGAGGTGTTTCTTGGGCACAGCTGGAAGGGAAAGCTCTGAGCCGGGGGCTGGGATGTTCAGTCGTTTAGGTGTTGGGAGGAAGACAGGGCTACGGGAGTCCCCACATGTCACAGGTTTAGGTTTAAGACTCCTGCAAGACTCCTAGGAGGAACGTTTCCAGGAGACAGCACAGGTCAGCTAAGAGACTGAGGAAGTGGGAGAACTCACAGCgtgggggcactagtggtaagggaTCTGACTGCTAATGAGGGAGATGCAagcgacctgggttcaatgcctgggctcggaagatcccttggagaaggaaatgacacgcACTGCactgtccttgcctgggaaatcccatggatgagggacctggtgggccacagtccgtggggctgcagagGCAAACACGACAGGGCGACAGCACTCACAGCGTAGCAAGGCATGATTATTTCCTGAGCCATGTGCCGCATTTTCCATGTGCCAGGGAATGTGGTGGGGCCTTGAGGGGAACTGGCTTGAAACAGAGGGGTAGGGCTGCCCCGGAGAAAAAGGAGGGCATCCCAGGCAAAAGGAGCAGCATGTGTAGAGACCCAGGCCGTAGAGCAAGGAGCTTGGCCGGCAGCCAAGGACTATTGTGCAGCCGAGGAGATGCAGAGCAGCGTCCTGCGGATGAGACTCGGTCTGACAGGTCACTGAGAGCCTTaggtcctcagttgtgtccgactctgtgccaccccgtggactgtaggctgccaggctccttttgCCTGTCGCTGAATTCTTTCTGAGCTGAGACATAAAGGACCAGAGTTCCTCGGATCCCATGAAATACCACCTAACGGTTTCAAATGCCTATCCTATGCTAAATGGAGTACAAAACATCTGCTTTACAGCAAATAACCCACTGAAAACTGCTGCCTATAACATGCATGTGCTGGTTAAAAGGTCCAAGAAGTGAGATGACTGATATTCACATAAGTAATATTTCATCTGTTCAGAATTCTCCATAGGAAGGAAGAAACTTGTGCCCAGAATCCCTGGAAATTGCACCTATTCCATTCACATCACTCCCTCCTGCACCTTGGAGGACTCTTTCCTCcatatttttattggattttgTTCTGTTACCTCCCGAGTTTATATTGTCCATGCACAAAGCACATATCATTGgtcaaaaacaaacatttctttgggagggaaaatgtttagaaaatgtatttcatgTGACTTACAttgaaatggagaaaagatttaatctaaaaacaacaacaacaaaaaacaaactcatattgACTTTGAAACGGGGAAGAAATTTAATGTTAAACACAGAATACCGTACTACTTCTATCAGCTGAGTAACCTCACCATCGTGAGAAGTAGAATATCAGATGTAAGGTcattatgtaaaaagaaaaaaaggaaatagtcaagtgCAGGTTTAGCACAGGGGCACCGGAGAACACAGGGGAAAGCCTGAGAGACTTGCATACTGATGGGGAGGTGAGGCAGGGACGGGGCCAGGAAGCCAAGGCTGCTCAGGGCCTGGCAGTGGGCGGCTCCTTGAAGCAGGGAACTCAGGCCAGAGGTAGGCCTTCCAGAGTCAGGCCTGTCAGAGGGACCCCCTGGAAGTGAAGGGGGAAGGGTGTGGCCGGAATGGAGCTCTGCCACAAGGAACTCCCAGACAGGCTGCTGTCCTCCTCAGACAGGGAGGCGCAGGCCCAGGAGACAGGGAGAGCCTTcctccaggtctcctgccctgctggGGCCTGTGCTGACAGCAAGCTGGGTCGTTTAGGATGATGAGGGCACTAAGATGCTAATGTCAGGGTCAGGGTCCACCGCTGACTCCTCCTGCGAGACCCGCAGCCGGCCCTCAGGGGTCCCCCTCGCTGAGGATCAGCTCAGCGCCCCATCTGACATGGTTTGGAGCGACAGGCAGAGGCACAGAGGCATGCTGACCCACGGAAGGCACCTTGGTCCTTGGCGCCTCCGGGCTTCCAAGCCTCTCCCACATCCCTAGGTCAGCAGAGCATCCCCGTCCCTGACAGACAGGTCAGACCTGGAGATGGAAAACCTGGCCTGATGCTGTGGTGTCGTCCCTGCAGGACAGGAGGGGAGGGCAGTTAAAGGATGGGTCAAGGGTGAGCAGGAGGGTAAAGGTCGCTTTAGAAGATGGTTTCCGGGAAGGGGATCGTGCAGGGCCTTCTGGATGAGGTGGAGTTCCTCCAGAATCACTGGGGCTCCTATACCTGGATGAGGTTTCCGAAGAGCTGCCCCACAGAGGAGTACATATCCATCAGCATTCCGCAGACGGCCTTCACTGCACTCCAGACGGCCTCCAGGAACGCCCCCACCTTCTCCCAAAGCCAGGTGAGCACATCCCAACACCGCTGCTGGATACTCTGCAGAATGCCTTGGAACCGCCGCAGGGCTCTGGCCCAGATGCTCTCTTCCAGATTCAAGACCTCCAGACAGGCAGAGCCTGAGGGTCTCTGGATTCTGCGGCGTACTTCTTGCCTTGCTTCCTGAAGCAAGGGACTGGACTCCTTCAGGGATTCCTGCATGGATGGGGGCCTTTCAGGGACCCGCCCTGGGTGAGGCAGACCCTGGTCCTGACCTGACTGAGGCCTCCCAGACCTTGGGAGACGCTGTAACTCAAAAGTACAGCCCAGCCCAACCCAAACCGCCTGCCTGCAGACCAAGAGCTTTGCAGACACAAGGACTTCTCCCAGAGACTGGGTCTGCTCCTTGGTTCGCCTTGAAGAATGAACTCTGGTGCTTGGTTGTATCTGCCTGCAGGTGGTTGGCCTCTGAACCCAGCACGAGACCCACGGGTCTTAGAGCAGGAAGCTGAGTCAGGGCTCTGGCCACCGTGTGCTGAGTGGGGAGGGTGATGCCCGCAAGGCTGCACCATCTGAGATTTCAGGGACCACCCCCTTCATCCCCCACTCCAGGGAGCTCTGTGCGCACATAGCAGCCCCAAGGACAAGAGAGaccagtggggaggggaaggaaggcgCTGAGATAGTGGCTGTGACTCACTGGAAGGTTCTGTTGAATGTGATCTTCTATAAATTCACTGATGTCCTCGCTGAGCTCCTCCTGGGGAGAGGAAGCGTGCAGTCTGCACTCCTGCCTCCCTGCTGACGTCTGGGGTCCCCACTGTGGCCTCCCGTGCATCCAGGTGAGTCTGAAGGGAGCCAGGGCCCCAGACCCCATACCCTGGCTGATGCAACTCTGAGGACTACCCTTAGCAGGGGGCAAGGTCCAAACTCACCTCCGTCTCATCTAGGGCTGCCTCCATCTGGTGGggaaaaaatattgtatttaaaaCACCCCCACCCTCTCTCACTTTCACCCTGAATCCCAAGCCCCAGCTAGTACTCATCTCGGCCCAGTCACCCCAATAACTAACCCTCAACCCGAGGGCCATACTCTGGCATCCCTGCCTTGCCCTGTTGCCCTGTGGTCTGGACGCCGCCCTCAGCATCCCTGGGCCTCCGTATCCCCTCCCTGTGCACTCACCTGCCACACAGGTATGCGTTTGTCCAGTGTAAGGACTGGGTGCTGAGCTGTGACCCTCATCATCACTGTGACTGTGAACCCACCTACCGCCCTCAAACTGGGGAGGGTTGAGGGTGGGGCACACTGACCCACCTGTGCTTCTTCTGGTTCATTTCCCATCTTATCACAGAAATCATCCACCCGTTTGTGCTGTGAACAGAGATGGACTTGAGTAAAAGAATCTCCGTCCTTCTCCCTGCTGGGTCTCAAGTGGGCCAGATCGACTCGGCTTCACCTCGCAGACCCAGGCCTCCCGAGACCCTAGCTATTCATGGGGATGAGCCTCTTACCATTATGGAcctcagagaagcctggtcaTATGGGACTCCCTGTGGAGGTAACAGTGAAACTCAGATTCTGTCCTTGTAACCACCGAGACctgtcctacacacacacacacacacacacacacacacacacacacacacggacactgACCAAAGGAGGACCCTTGCCCTGGAGTAGGCAGGTCAACCTATTTCCCAGATGCCTAGCCCTCCGTGGTCCTGCTGAGAGCTGACCAGGGAGGACCTGGCACTGTCCTCTCGGGTCTGAGGCTCTGAGGGTGACAGTGGCCAGTCTTCAGACCTCTGACCCTGCAGACCCCCGGCCCCCAGGACCTTCCACTCCAGACCCTTGATGAGTCATGGAGGTGGGAGGCGCCCCACCGACCCCTGGGAGACTCCACCTAACGGCGGGCATCTGGTGGGTCCCCACTGCCCTCCTGGCCCTGGGTGGTCAGTGGGGCTCACAGCGCATGCAGGGCTCCGTCTGCACACCCTTGTCCAGGGGGCCCATCCTGTCAGCCCAGCATCACACACAACTGGGCAAGGAAACACCTCGAGGGGCCGTGGGGACACTCTCTGCCCGCATCGTCTCACTGGGCCTGGCCGCTCAACCTCGGCCAGCCACGCTGACCACTGCCAGATACTGGTGTTCCATGGCCTGGAGCTCCTGAGCATCTTGTCACCGTCAGAACTGAGATGAGGGAGTTGTACAGAGGGCGGAGGGCACTCCAAAGGGAAAGAGTAGACTCTGAGCTCAGTGTGGCTCGGCTACTCATCCAGGCCCTGAgagaaatgttttcagcttttctctgaaaatgctggccacatgctgcaactaagatcgctcagagacaaaagaaattcaataaataggAATAAGCATTAGAAGGAGCCCGAGGATAGCTGATTCCTAGGAGACTGCAGACGCTCCACGTCTGGCTCCCCCACGAGCATGACGACTCTAATTCCTACACTCACTCCCTGGTCCATTGCTCCTTCCTCGGTCCCAAAGGCCCCCACACTGAGCTGCCCCCCAAACCGAACTCCCAGCAGGAGCCCCAGCCCCACAGCCAGGACCTGCTACATAAGGAAAGGGCTCAGAGCAACAGGAAACTGGTGCCTGCTTGTCAACAATTATCCAGAATTTCAGGATGGTGACAGCAGAGCGTTCGACCAGGGTCATTGTGAGACGGGGCGCTTTGATGGCCCGGGTCCCATGTTTTGACCCTCTGCTTCCCcagtgggaaggaaatggcaacccgctccagtatctctgcctggagaagcccatggacaggggagcctggtgggctatagtccccgggttcgcaaagagttggacaccactgagcgactaacactttcactttcccctgcgGCCACCCTAGGGCCCAGGGAGGGTGGAACAGAGGCTGTTGTGCAGAAAGCAGTCAGCAGGGCTGGGGCTGAGCTGGT
This portion of the Bos indicus x Bos taurus breed Angus x Brahman F1 hybrid chromosome 25, Bos_hybrid_MaternalHap_v2.0, whole genome shotgun sequence genome encodes:
- the LOC113883284 gene encoding uncharacterized protein LOC113883284 isoform X1, which produces MCFAKGVPYDQASLRSIMHKRVDDFCDKMGNEPEEAQMEAALDETEEELSEDISEFIEDHIQQNLPESLKESSPLLQEARQEVRRRIQRPSGSACLEVLNLEESIWARALRRFQGILQSIQQRCWDVLTWLWEKVGAFLEAVWSAVKAVCGMLMDMYSSVGQLFGNLIQV
- the LOC113883284 gene encoding uncharacterized protein LOC113883284 isoform X2: MHKRVDDFCDKMGNEPEEAQMEAALDETEEELSEDISEFIEDHIQQNLPESLKESSPLLQEARQEVRRRIQRPSGSACLEVLNLEESIWARALRRFQGILQSIQQRCWDVLTWLWEKVGAFLEAVWSAVKAVCGMLMDMYSSVGQLFGNLIQV